The following are from one region of the Phormidium sp. PBR-2020 genome:
- a CDS encoding type II toxin-antitoxin system VapC family toxin — protein MARQLSIVLDTCALIWWSLDPERLSQAAKQACDVMEQEKNGYVPSISIWEIALKVKRKKLDLGVDIQDYVAALKQSDVVKILPINEDIWLKTVQLEWDHRDPADRVVVAIAQMTDSSIITADTKIAQFYSSIIW, from the coding sequence ATGGCCAGACAGTTAAGCATTGTCCTAGATACTTGTGCCTTGATTTGGTGGAGTTTAGACCCAGAAAGGCTGTCCCAAGCAGCAAAGCAGGCTTGTGATGTAATGGAACAAGAGAAAAACGGGTATGTCCCCTCAATTTCTATTTGGGAAATTGCTCTTAAGGTCAAGCGCAAGAAACTGGATTTAGGCGTTGACATTCAGGACTATGTTGCTGCACTGAAACAGTCCGATGTTGTGAAAATATTACCCATCAACGAAGACATTTGGCTAAAAACGGTGCAGTTGGAATGGGACCATCGAGACCCAGCAGATCGTGTTGTTGTGGCGATCGCCCAAATGACTGACTCATCAATAATAACAGCAGACACAAAAATTGCACAGTTCTATTCATCTATCATTTGGTAA